A portion of the Pseudomonas koreensis genome contains these proteins:
- a CDS encoding ribonuclease Z translates to MDLLFLGTSAGVPTRQRNVSATALIASAGKGWYLIDCGEGTQHQVLRTPLSLSELRAIFITHVHADHCLGLPGLLASTGMSGRTRPLDIILPTALHPWLRMSLEVTQSHLPFEINLHAVETLTEWRNVNVQVQTVELSHRVPCHGYVFTESDPEPRLDVQRLDAEGIERGPLWGQLAHGQDVEIDGRMLNAHDYLLNARPDRRIIICGDNDRPALLAEVAQSADVLVHEATFVQAAIDRARASYGHSSAAAVAGFAEAAGVRNLVLTHFSARYQANPAQSPSIEDVRSEAAALYNGQLILARDLQRYHLDRFGHLQPVAIERKPLQVAP, encoded by the coding sequence GTGGATTTGTTGTTTCTTGGCACCTCTGCCGGCGTGCCGACCCGCCAGCGCAATGTCAGCGCCACGGCATTGATCGCCTCTGCCGGCAAAGGCTGGTATCTGATCGACTGCGGTGAAGGCACCCAGCATCAGGTGCTGCGTACACCGCTGTCGCTGAGCGAGTTGCGGGCGATTTTCATCACCCATGTCCACGCTGATCACTGCCTGGGCTTGCCGGGTCTGCTGGCGAGCACCGGTATGTCCGGACGCACCCGGCCGCTGGACATTATTCTGCCGACAGCGCTGCATCCCTGGCTGAGAATGAGCCTTGAGGTGACACAATCGCATCTGCCATTCGAGATCAACCTGCACGCGGTGGAAACGCTCACTGAGTGGCGCAACGTCAACGTTCAGGTGCAGACCGTCGAGCTTTCCCACCGTGTGCCGTGTCATGGTTATGTGTTCACCGAGTCGGACCCGGAGCCGCGTCTGGACGTGCAGCGGCTGGATGCCGAGGGCATCGAGCGCGGCCCACTCTGGGGCCAGTTGGCCCATGGTCAGGACGTGGAGATTGACGGTCGGATGCTGAATGCTCACGACTATCTGCTGAACGCGCGCCCTGATCGGCGCATCATTATCTGCGGCGATAACGATCGGCCGGCACTGCTGGCCGAGGTGGCGCAATCGGCGGATGTGCTGGTGCATGAGGCGACATTTGTACAGGCAGCAATCGACCGCGCTCGTGCCAGTTACGGCCACAGCAGCGCCGCTGCGGTCGCCGGTTTTGCCGAGGCCGCAGGGGTGCGCAATCTGGTGCTGACGCATTTCAGCGCGCGTTATCAGGCGAACCCGGCGCAGAGTCCGTCGATCGAAGATGTGCGTAGCGAAGCGGCGGCGCTGTATAACGGCCAACTGATTCTGGCGAGGGATCTGCAGCGCTACCACCTCGACCGCTTTGGTCATTTGCAGCCCGTAGCGATCGAGCGCAAACCGCTGCAGGTCGCGCCGTAA
- the chrA gene encoding chromate efflux transporter, translating into MSEVQPLVGDDAVKPQAVSLREAFWFWLKLGFISFGGPAGQISIMHQELVERRRWISERRFLHALNYCMLLPGPEAQQLATYIGWLMHRSWGGIVAGALFVLPSLFILIFLSWLYIAFGEVPVVAGLFYGIKPAVTAIVVQAAHRIGSRALKNNWLWAIAAASFTAIFAFNVPFPLIVLGAAVVGYFGGRLAPEKFRVGGHGAAKKSFGPALIDDDTPSPAHARFSWTKLAMLAVIGVALWALPMGVLTALFGWQGTLTQMSWFFTKAALLTFGGAYAVLPYVYQGAVGHYGWLTPTQMIDGLALGETTPGPLIMVVAFVGFVGAYVSQVFGADQVFLAGAVAAALVTWFTFLPSFLFILVGGPLVESTHDEIKFTAPLTAITAAVVGVILNLACFFGYHVLWPQGFSGSLDWPSALIAIAAAIALFRFKRGVIQVLLGCALVGLVVHLLR; encoded by the coding sequence ATGAGTGAAGTTCAGCCGTTGGTGGGGGATGACGCTGTGAAGCCGCAAGCCGTGAGTTTGCGCGAGGCGTTCTGGTTCTGGTTGAAGCTGGGCTTTATCAGTTTCGGTGGGCCGGCCGGGCAGATTTCGATCATGCACCAGGAGTTGGTCGAGCGGCGGCGCTGGATTTCCGAGCGGCGTTTTCTGCATGCCTTGAACTATTGCATGTTGCTGCCCGGGCCGGAGGCGCAGCAGTTGGCGACCTACATCGGCTGGTTGATGCATCGAAGCTGGGGCGGGATTGTGGCCGGTGCGTTGTTTGTGTTGCCTTCGCTGTTCATCCTGATTTTCCTGTCGTGGCTGTACATCGCTTTTGGTGAAGTGCCGGTGGTGGCGGGGCTGTTTTACGGGATCAAGCCTGCGGTGACGGCCATCGTGGTGCAGGCGGCGCATCGCATCGGCTCGCGGGCGCTGAAGAACAATTGGTTGTGGGCGATTGCGGCGGCGTCGTTTACCGCAATTTTTGCGTTCAATGTGCCGTTTCCGCTAATCGTGTTGGGCGCGGCGGTGGTTGGCTACTTCGGCGGGCGTCTGGCGCCCGAGAAGTTCAGGGTCGGCGGGCATGGCGCGGCGAAAAAGTCTTTCGGCCCGGCGTTGATCGACGACGACACGCCATCACCAGCGCATGCCCGCTTCAGCTGGACGAAACTGGCCATGCTCGCTGTGATCGGCGTTGCGCTGTGGGCATTGCCGATGGGTGTGTTGACGGCGCTGTTCGGCTGGCAGGGCACGCTGACGCAGATGAGCTGGTTCTTCACCAAAGCTGCGCTGCTTACCTTTGGCGGGGCGTATGCGGTGCTGCCCTATGTCTACCAAGGCGCGGTCGGCCACTACGGCTGGCTGACGCCGACGCAGATGATCGACGGCTTGGCGCTGGGCGAAACCACGCCCGGGCCGCTGATCATGGTGGTGGCGTTTGTCGGTTTTGTCGGGGCTTATGTGTCGCAGGTGTTCGGCGCCGATCAAGTGTTTCTTGCCGGCGCGGTCGCCGCTGCGCTGGTGACGTGGTTCACCTTTCTGCCCTCATTTCTGTTTATCCTCGTCGGCGGCCCGCTGGTGGAATCGACACACGACGAAATCAAATTCACCGCCCCGCTGACTGCGATCACCGCTGCGGTGGTCGGCGTGATTCTCAACCTGGCGTGTTTCTTCGGCTACCACGTGCTCTGGCCGCAGGGCTTCAGCGGCAGCCTGGATTGGCCGTCGGCATTGATTGCCATTGCCGCAGCCATTGCGCTGTTTCGCTTCAAACGCGGGGTGATTCAGGTGTTGCTGGGATGTGCGCTGGTCGGGTTGGTGGTGCATTTGCTGCGTTGA
- a CDS encoding ferritin-like domain-containing protein — protein sequence MATPQENLLDWLRDAHAMEQQAEQMLKAQSKRLEHYPKLKARIDQHIEETLGQQKLIDECLQRLGGESSTIKDLGGKLMAFGQAVGGSLMSDEVIKGAMAGYVFENMEIASYTVLIAAAKAAGDTQTQKACEKILPQEVAMSEWLLKHLPQLTEAFLERSADPDKEAKK from the coding sequence ATGGCTACTCCACAGGAAAACCTGCTCGACTGGCTGCGTGACGCTCATGCCATGGAGCAACAGGCCGAGCAGATGCTCAAGGCGCAATCCAAGCGTCTGGAGCATTACCCGAAGCTCAAGGCGCGCATCGACCAGCACATCGAAGAAACCCTCGGCCAGCAGAAACTCATCGACGAATGCCTGCAACGTCTGGGCGGTGAATCGTCGACGATCAAAGACTTGGGCGGCAAGCTGATGGCGTTCGGTCAGGCGGTCGGCGGCTCCTTGATGAGCGACGAAGTGATCAAGGGCGCCATGGCCGGTTACGTTTTCGAGAACATGGAAATCGCCAGCTACACCGTGCTGATTGCGGCGGCGAAAGCGGCGGGGGACACGCAGACACAGAAGGCCTGCGAAAAGATTCTGCCGCAGGAAGTGGCCATGTCCGAATGGCTGCTCAAGCACTTGCCGCAACTGACCGAAGCGTTTCTCGAACGTTCGGCGGATCCGGACAAGGAAGCCAAGAAGTAA
- a CDS encoding manganese catalase family protein yields MFLHNKRLQYTVRVALPNPGLANLLLEQFGGAQGELAAASRYFTQALAEEDPGRKDLLMDIATEELSHLEIIGSIIVMLNKGAKGRMAEGVEQEGELYRSLNGNGNDSHITSLLYGAGSPLTNSAGVPWTAAYVDTIGEPTADMRSNIAAEARAKIVYERLMNVTDDPGVKEALGFLMTREIAHQLSFEKALHSIQPNFPQGKLPGMPEFTNVYFNMSQGTESMRGPWNQGDDWEFVEDPTPAVDGGDGLATVQLDSADEALLENMKMRTMSDPNSEPVTGADLGSGVQAKPGL; encoded by the coding sequence ATGTTTCTACATAACAAGCGACTTCAATACACCGTACGTGTTGCCTTGCCCAATCCGGGGCTGGCCAATCTGTTGCTCGAGCAGTTTGGCGGTGCACAAGGTGAACTGGCGGCGGCTTCGCGCTATTTCACTCAAGCCCTGGCCGAGGAAGATCCGGGACGTAAAGACCTGCTGATGGACATCGCCACTGAAGAACTCAGTCACCTGGAGATCATTGGCTCGATCATCGTCATGCTCAACAAAGGCGCAAAAGGCCGGATGGCCGAAGGCGTCGAGCAGGAGGGCGAGCTGTATCGCTCGCTCAATGGCAACGGCAATGACTCGCACATCACCAGCCTGCTCTACGGTGCCGGTTCGCCGTTGACCAACTCGGCCGGCGTGCCATGGACGGCAGCGTACGTTGACACCATCGGCGAGCCCACCGCCGACATGCGCTCCAACATCGCCGCCGAAGCAAGGGCGAAGATCGTCTATGAGCGTTTGATGAACGTGACTGATGATCCCGGTGTGAAAGAGGCGCTGGGCTTTCTGATGACCCGCGAGATCGCGCACCAGTTGTCCTTCGAAAAAGCCCTGCACTCGATTCAGCCGAACTTCCCGCAAGGCAAGCTGCCCGGCATGCCTGAATTTACCAACGTCTACTTCAACATGTCGCAAGGCACCGAGAGCATGCGCGGTCCGTGGAACCAGGGCGACGATTGGGAGTTTGTCGAGGATCCGACGCCAGCAGTCGACGGCGGCGATGGTCTGGCCACTGTGCAACTGGACAGCGCCGACGAAGCGCTGCTGGAGAACATGAAAATGCGCACCATGTCCGACCCCAACAGCGAGCCGGTCACCGGTGCGGATCTGGGCTCTGGCGTGCAAGCCAAACCTGGGTTGTAA
- the purC gene encoding phosphoribosylaminoimidazolesuccinocarboxamide synthase, with the protein MEKREELYRGKAKSVYKTDDADRLILLFRNDTSAFDGKRIEQLDRKGMVNNKFNAFIMQKLEAAGVPTQFDKLLGDNECLVKKLDMIPVECVVRNYAAGSLVKRLGVEEGMKLNPYTFELFLKDDAKGDPFINESHVVAFGWGTAEQLARMKELSLKVNEVLSKLFDDAGLLLVDFKLEFGVFSDGSIVLGDEFSPDGCRLWDKDTKKKMDKDRFRQGLGDVIEAYEEVAARLGVPL; encoded by the coding sequence ATGGAAAAACGTGAAGAACTCTACCGCGGCAAAGCCAAATCGGTTTACAAGACCGACGACGCTGACCGCTTGATCCTGCTGTTTCGCAACGACACCTCGGCGTTCGACGGCAAGCGCATCGAACAGCTCGATCGCAAAGGCATGGTGAACAACAAGTTCAACGCCTTCATCATGCAGAAGCTCGAAGCGGCCGGCGTGCCGACCCAGTTCGACAAACTGCTGGGCGACAACGAATGCCTGGTCAAGAAGCTCGACATGATTCCGGTCGAATGCGTCGTGCGTAACTACGCCGCCGGCAGTCTGGTCAAGCGTCTGGGCGTTGAGGAGGGCATGAAGCTCAACCCGTACACCTTCGAACTGTTCTTGAAGGACGACGCCAAGGGCGACCCGTTCATCAACGAATCCCACGTCGTGGCGTTCGGCTGGGGCACCGCCGAGCAACTGGCGCGCATGAAGGAACTGTCGCTCAAGGTCAACGAAGTCCTGAGCAAACTGTTCGACGACGCCGGCCTGCTGCTGGTCGACTTCAAGCTTGAGTTCGGCGTGTTCAGCGACGGCTCCATCGTCCTCGGCGACGAGTTCAGCCCGGACGGCTGCCGTCTGTGGGACAAGGACACCAAGAAGAAGATGGACAAGGACCGCTTCCGCCAGGGCCTCGGTGACGTCATCGAAGCCTACGAAGAAGTCGCCGCTCGTCTGGGCGTACCGCTTTAA